The following nucleotide sequence is from Nitratidesulfovibrio termitidis HI1.
GGGCACGTCGAACACCCGCTGGTTTACCGCGCCCTTCATCTGCTTGCTGGTGCAGTTGAAGTTGATTTCCGACAGGGGGTAAAATGCGGGCAGTTCGGTGTAATAGTTGATTTCCGGATGCAGCCGCCAGCCTTCGGGCGTGGTGCGGAACACCTTGCGCCAGCCCTTGTCGCCCACGATGAGCGGGGCAAAGGGCAGGGCGCGCGCCACGCAGGCCGCGCGGTACTGGCGGGTGGCCTCCCAGGTGAGCATGGTCTCGTAGCACAGCCGCCGCTCGGCGTCGCCCATCGCGTCACGCCCATTCTTCGCATCCAGCCCTCCCAGGCCGTCGTACACGGCGGCAAGATCCGGCTGGTACGCCCGCAGGTAGGCCCCCACGGACCGCTCGCCGTGCGCGCCGAAGCTTGCCGCCACCTCGCGGTACGAGCGCAGCAGCGCGGCGGGCAGTTTGCCTGCCTTCATGCGGTGGGCCACCTTGTAGACCATGGAATTGCCCACGAACGACACCCGCGCCCGCCACGGATGGCGAGCGGGCGGCGGCGATGCGGGCGGGGCGAAGCGCACCGGGTCCGTGCCCAGGGGCAGGTAGGCCACATGCTCGAAGCCCAGGTCGCGCAGCGAGGGCAGGTTGTCCGCGTCCCAGGTGAAGATGGCCGTCCATGGGCTGACGATGCGCCGGTACAGGTAGAGGATCAGATGCGGGTTGTCCACGAACCACGAGGCCAGGGGCAGGCGCAGCTTTTCCAGCAGGTCGGTCAGCACGCCTTCGCGGTCCACGCCCAGGTGGTTGATGGTAAAGGCGAAGTCGGGCCGGAATTCCACCACCGCGCGCAGCAGCCTTTCCACGAATTCGCCCCGGCCCACCTCGTCGTCATCCAGGGTCAGCAGGTGGTAGGGCACGCCCAGGCGCTGGCAGGCGGTGACTATTTCGCCCATCAGGAAATACTGGCTGGTGATCAGCAGCATGCGCGGCAGGGCGGCGGGGTCCGCGAATTTGGGGTAGGCGGCGCGTTCCCAGAAATTGTAGCGGGCGCTGGCGGACAGCACGTCGCGCAGGCGGGCGTAATGGGCGCGGTCCAGGCGCAGGTAGAAGGGGTGCGGCAGGGGCAGCAGTTGCAGCCCGCCGTGCTCGTACTGCCAGCGGGTAAGGGTGCGCAGGGCCGCGTCCGCGTCGTCGTCGGTCACCCACAGGATGCGTCTGCCGCGAGCATCGTCGGCGTAGCGTTCACGCAGACGGGTGGCGGCAAGGATTTCCGTGGAGCGGTCCACCACGGCCACCGGGCCAGGGTGCAGTTCCAGCAGGCGGTCCAGGGCCGCGCCGGTGCCCGCGCCCAGAAGGACGGGCAGGACGGGTGGGACGGGCGGAGCGGGCGTGGACGCCGTATCCGCACGCAGCTTTTCGTAAGGAGCCAGCAGGGCCAGTTCACGCGCCGGGCCGCCGGGGCCCAGCATGGTCATGCTGCGCCCGTCCACGGTCACTTCCACGTCGCTGACGGGCGCATCGTCGGCGCCCGCACCCAGCGGGCGGGGCGAAGGCAGCACGTGGGCTGACAGCCTTGGGCGGGGTGCGGCCTTGGGCGGGGTAGCGTCAACTGGCGGCATGGTCCGTGAAATGCCTTTGCTCGGGGCAGCGCCCGGTTGCGGTGGAAGGGGATGCGGGCGCGCCAGTGCGGTACTTGCGGGCCATCAGCGTTGGCTGGGCCCGTGGCTGGCCCCGTGGCTGGCCCCGTGGCTGGCCCCGTGACTGGCCCCGTGACTGGGCGGAAGGGCGGGCGATTCCACCGCCAGTTCGCCGTCGCGCAGCACGATGCGCACGTCGCGCAA
It contains:
- a CDS encoding CgeB family protein yields the protein MPPVDATPPKAAPRPRLSAHVLPSPRPLGAGADDAPVSDVEVTVDGRSMTMLGPGGPARELALLAPYEKLRADTASTPAPPVPPVLPVLLGAGTGAALDRLLELHPGPVAVVDRSTEILAATRLRERYADDARGRRILWVTDDDADAALRTLTRWQYEHGGLQLLPLPHPFYLRLDRAHYARLRDVLSASARYNFWERAAYPKFADPAALPRMLLITSQYFLMGEIVTACQRLGVPYHLLTLDDDEVGRGEFVERLLRAVVEFRPDFAFTINHLGVDREGVLTDLLEKLRLPLASWFVDNPHLILYLYRRIVSPWTAIFTWDADNLPSLRDLGFEHVAYLPLGTDPVRFAPPASPPPARHPWRARVSFVGNSMVYKVAHRMKAGKLPAALLRSYREVAASFGAHGERSVGAYLRAYQPDLAAVYDGLGGLDAKNGRDAMGDAERRLCYETMLTWEATRQYRAACVARALPFAPLIVGDKGWRKVFRTTPEGWRLHPEINYYTELPAFYPLSEINFNCTSKQMKGAVNQRVFDVPATGSFVLTDWRDQIENLFEPGHEVVCYAEPEEADDLLRRYLDHPEERARVVAAARRRILAEHTYEHRLRSLLDHMRRIFGPARAR